agaaaatttttaacattgTTAGCAAATGGACTTAcattttttagataaaaaaatagagGGATCAATCCTTGAAATAAAAGTAGagtgactaaattgcaaatgTATGAAAAGTACAAAGATTTTGAGCATATTTTAACCCAAATGATATTATTACCATACCACCATTTTACAATTTCTATGTTGCATATATAAATAAGAATATTtatctaatatgaaaataaattaaagtattcatttcttttaactatctaaaattacatcaaaattaaaattaaagtttcatgtatacatttaaaccacaatcaaaattttatgtgtataattgcactAAATCACACACTAGAttgaaaatcatatttaaatttgagatttatcccaAATTTATTCTTTGGTTTAATGGAAAAGATTTTGgagttttaagtaattttataaaagttactaaATTATGAGACATCCATGATGTGGGCGAAAAACTTAATctaacaaattaacaaaaaattgatttaaaaaataaatctggTTTTGATTGAAATGATAGTATTAAGATAATGAAGATTTTAGTATTTTGAGTTtaaatcttattatatatatatttatttaaattttatataaaaatataaaatagaaagatatcctcaaaaaataatatttattcagattataaatatcatatttatggttataatttaaaatgttagcctgttctttttattaaatttgatatgtATGATTCTAtcctattttattaatatttccatattttaaataaatggtaagttttgtaAACTTGTTCTATTAAGGAAAATTGTCCCCACAAATTTGTGAGTAAAGAAAAATCTGCCAATAATTTGCTTTTATGGTtataatttaaagtttttttttttgggtcaaCTAGGTAAAGAAACGATCAAATATATAATGCTTTCGGAAATGACTGTATCATACAATAAGTAATCattattatttcaaaaagaattatcattatcattatataaacaaaataaaataaccattaattttaatatgattataaaaatattataaatttgtaatattttataaacACAATAGAAAACAGCGTAAGACATTAAATATGCCaataatacatatattaaatattgataatttaattttaattcgattgatatattattatcaatataaaaaatataaatttgagtgAGTGGAATTTATGGAGTTTTAATTGATTGGGCAACTCACTTACTTATGATTGCTGTATTTGGGAGTCATAATCTTGAGCTGCATCTCAACTCTTTCTAGAACTTTTTCTTTATATAAGCTTTAAAGTTAATTCAAGGAAAAAAGTTGGCAGACATATgaaataattaatgttttaaacctAATTATAAAGTATTCTTTTTTATATCAGTAATGGACTCTACAAGATCTTTAGCCTTTAAACCTTTCGTTAAAGTAAATCATATtggtaaattaaattatttttttaataaataaagtagAATTATAAATATGCAACTCTATAAACGTAACGTAATCCACGTCTTGTTCAAAGCTTCTGCTTTTATCGTCTCTGCTGTTTGATGTATTGCTCTTGTCTCTCAGACTTTCCCATGTATATATATCTTCTTTGACCCAAATTCATTGCCCCTAAATCTTTGTCTTAAAATCATGTTTCTTCTTGTTTTCTAGTTTTCCGCAAAAAAGATAACACACACCCAGTTTTGTCGTTGTTTTTGTTGTTAATTTCCCATCTTTGATTTGTTTGAGGGAGAGAATTACTTtcgttgaaaaaaaaaaagaccaaggAGATGGTGTCACGAAGTTTTTGTAAGAGAAGGGAAATGGCGGCGGTTTTTCCCGCCTGGATCATGGTAACGATTTTGGTTTTGGAGGCTAGCCTGGTTATGGGTGGTTTTCAAGCGAGTTTGAAACTGGAGAGAAGGATTCCACTGGTGAGTCATGAAGTGGAGCTGGGTCGACTCAGAGAATTCGATAGACTCAGGCATGGAAGGTTGTTGCAGTCTTCTGGCGGTGTCGTGGATTTTCCTGTTCGAGGCACCTATGATCCATTTCTTGTTGGGTAAATAAGttgtttactttttcttttcaatttgggCTTCGTTTTTGGATCACCAGTTTCTAATTTTGGATTGAGTTTAAATTTTTCATCGggtttccatttctttctttcttttttatagaTTATATTATACAAAATTACAAATAGGTTCTCCTCCAAAGGAATACTATGTACAAATTGATACTGGAAGTGATGTTCTATGGATAGGTTGCAATTCCTGCAATGGTTGCCCTGAATCTAGTGGACTTCAAGTAATTTTCTTCTTTTacttttcctttgtttttattGTTCAATTTGGTATTTTGATTGAAACATAAAGAACTTAGAGCTATTATGTCGGGTTTGTTTTTTTACCCTGCCAGATTGAACTTAATTTGTATGATCCTGGAAGCTCATCAACATCTTCATTGGTCTCATGTTCAGACCAAAGATGTAATGCGGGCGTTCAATCATCCGATTCGGGTTGTTCCGGACAGGGAAATCAATGCAGTTACACATTTCAGTATGGAGATGGAAGTGGAACATCAGGGTATTATGTAGCTGATTTGTTGCATTTCAGTACTATTCTTGAGGGATCCATGAGTGCAAACTCTACAGCTCCCATTATGTTTGGGTGAGCCAAATAGTTTTTCGATGTGGCTATACTAGTTGTGTGTGTTTTGATTTGTTGGCTTATTACGTTATGGATTGTGTAACAGGTGCAGTGTGTTACAGACCGGAGACTTGACAAAGTCTGATCGAGCAGTTGATGGAATCTTCGGGTTTGGACAGCAGAGTTTGTCCGTAATCTCACAACTTTCATCACAGGGAATGGCACCTAGAGTGTTTTCTCATTGCTTAAGAGGGAAAAATGGTGGTGGGGGTATACTTGTTTTCGGAGAGATTTTGGAACCCAATATGGTTTATACTCCGCTCGTCCCATCACAGTACGTTCTTTTATCGTTTGGTTGGAATTGTTatgttttctttcttgttttatcTTATTGTAGAAGCTCCCGTTTTTTGTTATTAATCATTTGTGTTAATGGTCCCTGCATTGTAAGTTTCTTTACTGTTTCTGTTCCTTCCGATTTTTTATGTTATGCAATAGCGGTTATATGATACATAATCATACACAGGTTTCTTAGTAGTTGAGATCAAACCGAGCATGCAAAAAAGCCTGATCATTCTGTTGTTTCAGTTTACTAATTAGTACTCAGACATCTATTTTCTCTGGCTCAGGTCGTACTAGCTTACAAACCGCATAGGAGCAATGGGTTTGCTAGGCTGCTATATCCAAGAGTGTTAAGAAAAAAGACACTACTGGAGGTTTTCATTCTTACGGTGTAGTTTCTGAGTGAATAAACCCTAGTCCTTGTATTTAGCAGTTGGCTCTAAACTAGGGTTGAGTGGTGTTTGAACATGATTAGTTTAATCATTGTACTAGCTGAGATACCCCTTGCAGAGACTAATCATGTGAGAAGGATATAAAAGATCATCGTTCAGCTTGtttgataatatattatttatgattGGATTATAAAAGGGCTTGTGACAATTTGCTTAATCAATCTTGCACCACTAAATCTCAGGCCTCACTACAATCTTGATCTGCGGAGCATTTCCGTTGGTGGACAAGTTTTATCAATTGACCCATCTGTGTTTTCAACATCAAGTAGCCAAGGAACAATAGTTGATTCCGGGACAACTTTGGCATACCTAGCTGATGAAGCTTATGATGCTTTTGTAGATGCTGTAAGTATACTGCTCGGTTTTACTCATACTCGGATTCAGTTAAAATTATGCTCTTCATCTGTGATGCTTCTCTTTCTGGTTAATGAAACAAGTAGTGTGTGATTGCGGAGCATGAGCTTAATTGATTTACATTTGATTCTCTTGTCCAGATCACGAAAACTGTTTCGCAAACTGTGCGCCCTGTTCTTTCCAAAGGAAATCAATGTTATCTAATAACCTCCAGGTCAAATTCcaacttattatttcattttgtttcagCTGTTAATTATTCTAACACGGTTATAACTGACATCATGTTAACATTCGATTCAGTGTCACCGACATATTCCCTCAAGTTAGTCTGAACTTTGCTGGTGGTGCCTCCTTGATTTTAAATCCGCCCGACTATCTCGTGCAGCAGAGCTCTATTGTGAGTTcaaccttaatttatttccagATACCGAGAACTTTCAGTTTACGCTTATATGCTGCTTTAGTCTAATCTTTAGCCAAATTTTCAGTCGCAAAGTTGAAGTTATTGGAACAAGCTTTGAATTTAACTGTAGGCTGATGAACTTCCTTGTTTCTGCATCAAggcgttttttttttctttttttcatatcCCAAATTTCTGAATGGAATAGGTGGCTTTGAGTTTTACAGGGTGGTGCTGCAGTTTGGTGCATCGGTTTTCAGAAAATTCAGGGTCAGGGAATAACAATTTTAGGAGGTATTTTCATCGAACAGAATGTTTTGATTGTTTGGAATTTATGTAGTTTGGAGACTTAATGAATTTTGGACCTTCAGGAAAGCGTTCAATTTTCATTAAGTTCCGAATATGATTACCTTGTGCAAGAAACTTAAGTGCTTCCGACCATTGAACTGGATAGGTTTGTCCTTGATCTTTGTTGGCAGATCTTGTTCTGAAAGACAAAATCATTGTTTATGATCTGGCAAATCAACGGATCGGATGGACTGACTATGACTGTAAGTTGGATCTTATGATTCCAAATGACAATATGTTCTGTTGATAATCTATGGTGCAACAAACTTCTTAGTCTGGTAAACCGGCAGTTTCACCATATCGGTGTTGCAGATTAACAATAATGAAACTTTAGGCAGAAAATTTTAGAAGATCAAGTTTATATCATTGCTGATTCTGTTCTCTTCTGTATGTGATTAGGTTCAATGTCCGTCAATGTGTCTGCAAATCTTAACTCCGGAAGAACAGAATTTGTGAATGCAGGGCAGATGAGCAACGATGGTTCGTCACCATATCAACTTCAGAGCATCATAGCTTCGCTTCTAAATATGATCATGCTTGCTGCTCTACTGTTTTCCTAGCATATACTGCAAGGATTCAGGAATTAACAAACTTGGTTTCGTCATGTATTTTCTCACCCGGTTAGACCTAGTGACCGGCAGAAGTCGAATGCCGATAGCTTGTGGTCGAAATGTAGGTTATTTTTCCATGGGAGTGTGGCTTCAGGTAAATGCTGTAAATTACATTCATAGGTGATCAGGTTAACAGTCAATTCAATTTATACTAACCGaagtttttccttttaatttatgttaaaaaggaaaattaataaaaaattgtgGCATTAGGTTGATCATTTCTAAGTGTTATATTCCTTTTATCCGTCTCTTTTCCCCAACTTCTCAAAAACCACATTATTCCAACATACAATCTCTCTCCTCtcatttttagtttttgtatcaATGAGTAATCCCACATTGTGAATGCCAACATCATTTTATGATGAATCTCTTATACAAACATTCCATTTCATTTAAATAATGCATTTTAATGAGTTAAATCCAAAATCACTTATTTAAACTATTTCCCACAAATTATTGGTTAATATAAAATAGATATTCCggattctaaa
The Gossypium hirsutum isolate 1008001.06 chromosome A07, Gossypium_hirsutum_v2.1, whole genome shotgun sequence genome window above contains:
- the LOC107953308 gene encoding aspartic proteinase 36 isoform X3 gives rise to the protein MVSRSFCKRREMAAVFPAWIMVTILVLEASLVMGGFQASLKLERRIPLVSHEVELGRLREFDRLRHGRLLQSSGGVVDFPVRGTYDPFLVGLYYTKLQIGSPPKEYYVQIDTGSDVLWIGCNSCNGCPESSGLQIELNLYDPGSSSTSSLVSCSDQRCNAGVQSSDSGCSGQGNQCSYTFQYGDGSGTSGYYVADLLHFSTILEGSMSANSTAPIMFGCSVLQTGDLTKSDRAVDGIFGFGQQSLSVISQLSSQGMAPRVFSHCLRGKNGGGGILVFGEILEPNMVYTPLVPSQPHYNLDLRSISVGGQVLSIDPSVFSTSSSQGTIVDSGTTLAYLADEAYDAFVDAITKTVSQTVRPVLSKGNQCYLITSSVTDIFPQVSLNFAGGASLILNPPDYLVQQSSIVALSFTGWCCSLVHRFSENSGSGNNNFRRSCSERQNHCL
- the LOC107953308 gene encoding aspartic proteinase 36 isoform X2 — translated: MVSRSFCKRREMAAVFPAWIMVTILVLEASLVMGGFQASLKLERRIPLVSHEVELGRLREFDRLRHGRLLQSSGGVVDFPVRGTYDPFLVGLYYTKLQIGSPPKEYYVQIDTGSDVLWIGCNSCNGCPESSGLQIELNLYDPGSSSTSSLVSCSDQRCNAGVQSSDSGCSGQGNQCSYTFQYGDGSGTSGYYVADLLHFSTILEGSMSANSTAPIMFGCSVLQTGDLTKSDRAVDGIFGFGQQSLSVISQLSSQGMAPRVFSHCLRGKNGGGGILVFGEILEPNMVYTPLVPSQPHYNLDLRSISVGGQVLSIDPSVFSTSSSQGTIVDSGTTLAYLADEAYDAFVDAITKTVSQTVRPVLSKGNQCYLITSSVTDIFPQVSLNFAGGASLILNPPDYLVQQSSIGGAAVWCIGFQKIQGQGITILGGLSLIFVGRSCSERQNHCL
- the LOC107953308 gene encoding aspartic proteinase 36 isoform X1; this encodes MVSRSFCKRREMAAVFPAWIMVTILVLEASLVMGGFQASLKLERRIPLVSHEVELGRLREFDRLRHGRLLQSSGGVVDFPVRGTYDPFLVGLYYTKLQIGSPPKEYYVQIDTGSDVLWIGCNSCNGCPESSGLQIELNLYDPGSSSTSSLVSCSDQRCNAGVQSSDSGCSGQGNQCSYTFQYGDGSGTSGYYVADLLHFSTILEGSMSANSTAPIMFGCSVLQTGDLTKSDRAVDGIFGFGQQSLSVISQLSSQGMAPRVFSHCLRGKNGGGGILVFGEILEPNMVYTPLVPSQPHYNLDLRSISVGGQVLSIDPSVFSTSSSQGTIVDSGTTLAYLADEAYDAFVDAITKTVSQTVRPVLSKGNQCYLITSSVTDIFPQVSLNFAGGASLILNPPDYLVQQSSIGGAAVWCIGFQKIQGQGITILGDLVLKDKIIVYDLANQRIGWTDYDCSMSVNVSANLNSGRTEFVNAGQMSNDGSSPYQLQSIIASLLNMIMLAALLFS